From one Cupriavidus sp. P-10 genomic stretch:
- a CDS encoding MFS transporter: MQQTPVPAAPDSSAPALATSVPAALAPATTPATAPARPRMQLASHPEMGHWRLSLFGLTLGLVTGIDFSSTLMMGVASQHIQGGVGAAPEDYLYAVSAYAATAVLMNMVLDQVARRTTYKRFTLASLVVFILGSLICAEFASPAGLISGKAVQGLGAGGLFAASRILVQLVSTPAERGALMLRFGGGAFSMLAITPWLTSIFLDDIGWRAVFLFQAGIALPVLLSVALTYPTRAPRDPHPPVSTLDWPVAIAAAAGALVFLHTLQEMRYTRFFSSLEMPLAALCGLALFAFAGWRLYRHPDPWIDLSRLAGRQYLYGLGFYTLYYLMSSAWAFLLPSLTQTGLGLTFRTTCMLLATSGTVATIGAVLITLGMALVFRKRRVIALGFIVYACAAMLFSHQLMPGAPDYALVPVVLLEGLTPVLLMVQVASMTYLDVPVEDFSHAYQFKNVCKQIASAMGTGLASVFMQDGLAEHRTHLVEQVTRFNPALQAPDALSAAGLAKISLEIDRQATLLAGMDMLHGFAVICVLGAVFVLVQRSFR, encoded by the coding sequence ATGCAACAAACGCCTGTCCCGGCTGCACCGGACAGCTCAGCCCCAGCGCTGGCAACATCAGTCCCGGCAGCCCTCGCCCCCGCAACGACACCGGCCACCGCCCCAGCGCGCCCCCGCATGCAACTCGCCAGTCACCCCGAAATGGGTCACTGGCGTCTTTCATTGTTCGGCCTGACGCTCGGCCTGGTCACCGGCATCGACTTTTCTTCCACGCTGATGATGGGCGTGGCCAGCCAGCATATCCAGGGCGGCGTCGGCGCCGCGCCCGAAGACTACCTGTACGCGGTCTCGGCCTATGCCGCGACCGCGGTGCTGATGAACATGGTGCTTGACCAGGTCGCGCGCCGCACCACGTACAAGCGCTTTACGCTGGCGTCGCTGGTGGTGTTCATCCTGGGTTCGCTGATCTGTGCCGAATTTGCCAGCCCCGCCGGGCTGATCTCCGGCAAGGCGGTGCAGGGCCTGGGCGCCGGCGGCCTGTTCGCGGCCTCGCGCATCCTGGTGCAACTGGTGTCGACGCCGGCCGAACGTGGTGCCTTGATGCTGCGCTTCGGCGGTGGCGCGTTCTCGATGCTGGCGATCACGCCATGGCTGACCAGCATTTTCCTCGACGATATCGGCTGGCGCGCGGTGTTCCTGTTCCAGGCCGGCATTGCCTTGCCGGTGCTGCTGTCGGTGGCGCTGACCTACCCCACGCGTGCGCCGCGCGACCCGCATCCCCCGGTGTCGACGCTGGACTGGCCCGTGGCGATCGCCGCCGCGGCCGGCGCGCTGGTATTCCTGCACACGCTGCAGGAGATGCGCTACACGCGCTTTTTCAGTTCGCTGGAAATGCCGCTGGCCGCGCTGTGCGGCCTGGCGCTGTTCGCCTTCGCCGGCTGGCGCCTGTACCGCCATCCGGACCCGTGGATCGACCTGTCGCGGTTGGCCGGGCGCCAGTATCTCTATGGGCTGGGCTTCTACACGCTGTATTACCTGATGTCGTCGGCATGGGCCTTCCTGCTGCCGTCGCTGACGCAGACCGGCCTGGGCCTGACGTTCCGCACCACCTGCATGCTGCTGGCAACCAGCGGCACGGTGGCGACCATCGGCGCTGTCCTTATCACGCTGGGCATGGCGCTGGTGTTCCGCAAGCGGCGCGTGATCGCGCTCGGCTTTATCGTCTATGCCTGCGCCGCGATGCTGTTTTCGCACCAGCTGATGCCGGGCGCGCCCGACTATGCGCTGGTGCCGGTGGTGCTGCTGGAAGGGCTGACGCCGGTGCTGCTGATGGTGCAGGTGGCATCGATGACCTATCTGGATGTGCCGGTCGAGGATTTCTCGCACGCCTACCAGTTCAAGAACGTGTGCAAGCAGATTGCCTCGGCCATGGGCACCGGCCTGGCCAGCGTGTTCATGCAGGACGGGCTGGCCGAGCACCGCACCCACCTGGTCGAACAGGTCACGCGCTTCAACCCGGCGCTGCAAGCCCCCGATGCGCTGTCGGCCGCGGGGCTGGCGAAGATCTCGCTGGAAATCGACCGGCAGGCCACGCTGCTGGCCGGCATGGACATGCTGCACGGCTTCGCGGTGATCTGCGTGCTCGGCGCGGTGTTCGTGCTGGTGCAGCGCAGCTTCCGCTAA
- a CDS encoding dienelactone hydrolase family protein: protein MTAIPDSQWIRVDSDAGSFDAYLSLPPAGARPGAPAIVLLQEIFGVNEHIRAVADQYAADGYAVLAPDVFWREAPRVELGYAGDDMTRAMALRKSVDVEAALGDIAATVQALRQRTGAGKVATVGYCFGGLLSYLSAARGLVDAAVPYYGGGIQNQLQEAANIRVPVQFHYGALDAHIPPEAVQSVRDAMAGKPGSEIHVYDNADHGFNCWARASYHQPSAALAHGRALAFLAQAL from the coding sequence ATGACAGCCATTCCCGACAGCCAATGGATCCGCGTCGACAGCGACGCGGGCAGCTTCGACGCCTACCTCAGCCTGCCCCCCGCAGGCGCCAGGCCGGGCGCGCCCGCCATCGTGCTGCTGCAGGAAATCTTCGGCGTGAACGAACACATCCGCGCGGTGGCTGACCAGTACGCCGCCGATGGCTATGCCGTACTCGCGCCCGACGTGTTCTGGCGCGAGGCGCCGCGCGTCGAGCTGGGCTATGCCGGCGATGACATGACGCGTGCGATGGCGCTGCGCAAATCGGTCGACGTCGAAGCCGCGCTCGGCGACATCGCCGCCACCGTGCAGGCGCTGCGCCAGCGCACCGGCGCCGGCAAGGTCGCCACGGTGGGCTACTGCTTCGGCGGCCTGCTGTCGTACCTGAGCGCGGCGCGCGGGCTGGTCGACGCCGCGGTGCCGTACTACGGCGGCGGCATCCAGAACCAGCTGCAGGAAGCGGCGAACATCCGCGTGCCGGTGCAGTTCCACTACGGCGCGCTCGACGCGCACATCCCGCCGGAGGCCGTGCAGAGCGTGCGCGACGCCATGGCGGGCAAGCCCGGCAGCGAGATCCACGTCTACGACAACGCCGACCACGGCTTCAACTGCTGGGCGCGTGCTTCGTACCACCAGCCCAGTGCCGCGCTGGCACACGGGCGCGCGCTGGCCTTCCTGGCGCAGGCGCTGTAA
- a CDS encoding acyl-CoA synthetase, with product MQSEQQRALRNTIPDAIARAVRRSPAKTALRFGERSWSYRELDLAAARVAGALVQWGLRPGDRVAAFGKNSDAYVLLWLACLRSGLVHVPVNFSMTRPEVEYLVTQSGASAVFADPALAERIEGLPCRIIGTLHGGNPARDILAAAASGPEAPVLESLADTMPAQILYTSGTTSAPKGAVLTHRALLAEYVSTIAACDIRASDYSLAALPLYHSAQMHVFLMPLLLCGGTTLIAGSPEAGYCLRTIHAEGITSFFAPPTVWISLLRHAEFDPARLGALVKAYYGASIMPVPVLLELQQKLPALRFYNCYGQSEIGPLATVLGPDEHAARPASAGRPVLNVETRIVDETMQDVPPGELGEIVHRSPQLLTEYWDKPEQTAEAFAGGWFHSGDLGYLDAEGYLYVVDRIKDVINSGGVLVSSREVEECLYTHGAVAEAAVFALPHPKWVEAVAACVVRKRGQEASEDALVAHARQALAPFKVPKRIVFVDDLPRNTAGKLLKRQLREDYAQLFNAGA from the coding sequence ATGCAGTCAGAGCAGCAGCGCGCCCTGCGCAACACCATCCCCGATGCCATCGCCCGCGCGGTGCGGCGCAGCCCCGCCAAGACCGCGCTCCGCTTCGGCGAACGGTCCTGGAGCTATCGCGAACTCGACCTCGCCGCCGCGCGCGTGGCCGGTGCGCTGGTGCAATGGGGGCTGCGCCCCGGTGACCGCGTGGCCGCCTTCGGCAAGAACTCGGATGCGTACGTGCTGCTGTGGCTGGCCTGCCTGCGCAGCGGGCTGGTCCATGTGCCGGTCAATTTCTCGATGACGCGGCCGGAGGTGGAATATCTCGTCACGCAATCGGGCGCCAGCGCGGTCTTTGCCGACCCGGCACTGGCCGAGCGCATCGAGGGCCTGCCATGCCGGATCATCGGCACGCTGCATGGCGGCAACCCGGCGCGCGATATCCTGGCTGCGGCGGCCAGCGGCCCCGAGGCACCGGTACTCGAGAGCCTTGCCGATACCATGCCGGCGCAGATCCTGTACACCTCTGGCACGACCTCCGCGCCCAAGGGCGCGGTGCTGACCCACCGCGCGCTGCTGGCCGAGTATGTCAGCACCATCGCCGCCTGCGACATCCGCGCCTCGGACTATTCGCTGGCCGCGCTGCCGCTGTACCACTCGGCGCAGATGCACGTGTTCCTGATGCCGCTGCTGCTGTGCGGCGGCACCACGCTGATCGCCGGCAGTCCCGAGGCGGGCTACTGCCTGCGTACCATCCACGCGGAAGGCATCACCAGCTTCTTTGCCCCGCCCACGGTCTGGATCTCGCTGCTGCGCCACGCCGAGTTCGATCCCGCCAGGCTCGGCGCGCTGGTCAAGGCCTACTACGGGGCGTCGATCATGCCGGTGCCGGTGCTGCTGGAGTTGCAGCAGAAGCTGCCGGCGCTGCGCTTCTATAACTGCTACGGGCAAAGCGAGATCGGGCCGCTGGCGACGGTGCTGGGTCCCGACGAACATGCGGCGCGCCCCGCGTCGGCAGGGCGGCCGGTGCTGAATGTCGAGACGCGCATCGTCGACGAGACCATGCAGGACGTCCCGCCCGGCGAGCTTGGCGAGATCGTGCATCGCTCGCCGCAGCTGCTGACCGAGTACTGGGACAAGCCGGAACAGACCGCCGAAGCGTTTGCCGGCGGCTGGTTCCATTCCGGCGACCTCGGCTACCTGGATGCCGAGGGCTACCTGTACGTGGTCGACCGGATCAAGGACGTGATCAATTCAGGCGGCGTGCTGGTATCGAGCCGCGAAGTGGAAGAGTGCCTGTACACGCATGGCGCGGTGGCCGAAGCCGCGGTGTTCGCGCTGCCTCACCCGAAGTGGGTCGAGGCAGTGGCCGCGTGCGTGGTGCGCAAGCGCGGCCAGGAGGCCAGCGAAGACGCGCTGGTCGCGCATGCGCGCCAGGCGCTGGCGCCGTTCAAGGTGCCCAAGCGCATCGTCTTCGTCGACGACCTGCCGCGCAATACGGCGGGCAAGCTGCTCAAGCGCCAGCTGCGCGAAGACTACGCGCAACTGTTCAACGCCGGAGCCTAG
- a CDS encoding phospholipase D family nuclease, producing MFRRTVLGLALAAAVSAFTSFSPFALLAHARSASGFDQVTESITSSISDTFSDAVAKHLPSRSGKPAQPPEASPAPSKAFAQGSGYTLCFVPDGASCQALLVNAIRSTRRQLLVQAYSFTSAPIAEAVAQAHRRGVDVRVILDKSQESERYTSATYLKHAGVPVVIDNKPAIAHNKVMVFDDQAVFTGSFNFTKSAQERNAENGMLIRGDAAVVKAYTDNWHKRYRQSRAY from the coding sequence ATGTTCCGCCGTACCGTACTGGGCCTTGCCCTCGCCGCCGCCGTATCGGCCTTTACCTCGTTCAGCCCCTTCGCGCTGCTCGCGCATGCGCGTTCGGCGTCTGGCTTCGACCAGGTCACCGAGTCCATCACCAGCAGCATCAGCGACACCTTCAGCGACGCGGTGGCCAAGCACCTGCCCTCGCGGTCCGGCAAGCCGGCCCAGCCGCCCGAGGCCAGCCCCGCGCCGAGCAAGGCGTTCGCGCAGGGCAGCGGCTACACGCTTTGCTTCGTGCCCGACGGCGCGAGCTGCCAGGCGCTGCTGGTCAATGCGATCCGCAGCACGCGGCGGCAGCTGCTGGTCCAGGCTTACTCGTTCACCAGCGCGCCGATCGCCGAGGCCGTGGCGCAGGCGCACCGGCGCGGCGTGGACGTGCGCGTGATCCTGGACAAGAGCCAGGAGTCGGAGCGCTATACCAGCGCCACGTACCTCAAGCACGCGGGCGTGCCGGTGGTGATCGACAACAAGCCCGCGATCGCCCACAACAAGGTGATGGTGTTCGACGACCAGGCGGTGTTCACCGGCTCGTTCAACTTCACCAAGTCCGCGCAGGAGCGCAATGCCGAGAACGGCATGCTGATCCGCGGCGATGCGGCGGTGGTGAAGGCCTATACCGACAACTGGCACAAGCGCTACCGGCAATCGCGCGCTTATTGA
- a CDS encoding glycine zipper 2TM domain-containing protein → MSIPFRSVVLAVLGAGALAGCATPYGYDNGYGGGYGGGYGSYGSNSGYGGGYGGSYGGNYGSGTSGTTISGYPQQQYPQQGYPQQQYPQQGYPQQGYPQQGYPQQQYPDGGYDSNNSYGNDNYGNQAYGVRYGWVEAIEVVAGQPPSTSGAGAVVGGIVGGLLGHQVGRGRGNTVATIGGAVAGAVAGNEVEKRTGSSASAYRVRVRTSDNAYLTLTQANAYQMRIGDRVKVENGVAVPY, encoded by the coding sequence ATGTCCATCCCCTTTCGTTCGGTTGTGCTTGCGGTGCTTGGCGCCGGTGCGCTGGCCGGGTGTGCCACGCCGTATGGCTACGACAACGGCTATGGCGGGGGCTATGGGGGCGGCTATGGCAGCTACGGCAGCAATAGCGGCTATGGCGGCGGCTATGGTGGAAGCTATGGCGGCAACTACGGCAGCGGCACCAGCGGCACCACCATCAGCGGCTACCCGCAACAGCAATATCCACAGCAGGGCTACCCGCAACAGCAATATCCGCAGCAAGGCTATCCGCAGCAGGGGTATCCGCAGCAGGGGTATCCGCAGCAGCAATATCCGGACGGCGGCTACGACTCCAACAACAGCTACGGCAACGACAACTACGGCAACCAGGCCTACGGCGTGCGCTACGGCTGGGTAGAGGCCATCGAAGTGGTGGCCGGCCAGCCGCCCTCGACCAGCGGCGCCGGCGCGGTGGTCGGCGGCATCGTCGGCGGCCTGCTCGGCCACCAGGTCGGCCGCGGCCGCGGCAATACGGTGGCCACCATCGGTGGCGCCGTGGCCGGTGCGGTGGCCGGCAACGAGGTCGAGAAGCGCACCGGCAGCAGCGCATCGGCCTACCGCGTGCGCGTGCGCACCAGCGACAACGCCTACCTGACGCTGACGCAGGCCAACGCCTACCAGATGCGCATTGGCGACCGCGTCAAGGTCGAGAACGGCGTCGCGGTGCCGTACTGA
- a CDS encoding LysR family transcriptional regulator has translation MNQTIQWNDWEAFCCVVEQGTFTAAAEQLDCPKSRVSAAVARLETAIGAKLLERTTRRMRLTDAGKAVYRDVAPLFARLREIRQETLAREERVQGVLRIATPYEFGAQQLGGVICRTLAAHPALDVAVEITQGLVDPIRDGFDVAFVIVDADLPDSGTVARRIYHVERGLFAAPSLADSLPAQLRPEDLANMPTLTTPGDTVWEFTRGGETVSVPIRPRMQTFNAELRLQGALAGLGIARLSVNYCEAEVAQGRLVRVLPDFPLPPLRVFALLPDRRLQPRKVRVFMEAIESMMVSELGPESGLEGIEPGEWAREGAGPAGDAQAEGSGLAEGEARPAG, from the coding sequence GTGAATCAAACAATTCAATGGAACGACTGGGAGGCGTTCTGCTGCGTCGTTGAGCAGGGTACGTTCACGGCCGCGGCGGAGCAGCTCGATTGCCCCAAGTCGCGCGTGTCGGCCGCGGTGGCGCGGCTGGAAACCGCCATCGGCGCCAAGCTGCTGGAGCGCACCACGCGGCGCATGCGCCTCACCGATGCCGGCAAGGCGGTCTATCGTGACGTCGCGCCGCTGTTCGCGCGGCTGCGCGAGATCCGCCAGGAAACGCTGGCGCGCGAGGAGCGCGTGCAGGGCGTGCTGCGCATCGCCACGCCATATGAATTTGGCGCCCAGCAACTGGGCGGGGTGATCTGCCGCACGCTGGCGGCGCATCCGGCACTCGACGTGGCGGTGGAGATCACGCAGGGACTGGTCGATCCGATCCGCGACGGGTTTGACGTGGCCTTCGTCATCGTCGATGCCGACCTGCCCGACTCCGGCACGGTGGCCCGCCGCATCTACCACGTCGAGCGCGGGCTGTTCGCCGCGCCGTCGCTGGCGGACAGCCTGCCGGCGCAACTGCGTCCGGAAGACCTGGCCAACATGCCGACGCTGACCACGCCGGGCGACACCGTCTGGGAATTCACCCGCGGCGGCGAGACCGTCTCCGTGCCGATCCGCCCGCGCATGCAGACCTTCAACGCCGAGTTGCGCCTGCAGGGCGCGCTGGCGGGCCTTGGCATCGCGCGCCTGTCGGTGAACTACTGCGAAGCCGAGGTCGCGCAGGGCCGCCTGGTGCGGGTGCTGCCGGACTTCCCGCTGCCGCCGCTGCGCGTGTTCGCGCTGCTGCCGGACCGGCGCCTGCAGCCGCGCAAGGTGCGCGTGTTCATGGAAGCGATCGAGTCGATGATGGTGTCGGAGCTGGGGCCCGAGTCAGGCCTGGAAGGGATCGAGCCAGGCGAGTGGGCGAGGGAGGGTGCCGGGCCCGCGGGCGACGCGCAGGCGGAAGGAAGCGGCCTGGCAGAGGGAGAGGCCCGGCCGGCGGGTTGA
- a CDS encoding YggT family protein — MFTEIALFLLDTVFTLFGMALLLRVWMQLTRLPTRNPVSQGVFQITDWLVRPLRRIIPGVGGIDWATVVAAWLTAVVFLLLVALFSNADLLAFLPAVLLTALLYVLKWAISLVMWVTLLMAILSWVNPHSPVTPAIDHLTAPVLRPIQRVVPRLGGFDVSPLVLFLIAQILLMVIARLGASVFNMHF, encoded by the coding sequence ATGTTTACGGAAATCGCCCTCTTCCTGCTGGATACCGTCTTTACCCTGTTCGGCATGGCCCTGCTGCTGCGCGTCTGGATGCAGCTGACGCGGCTGCCGACACGCAACCCGGTCTCGCAGGGCGTGTTCCAGATCACCGACTGGCTGGTGCGGCCGCTGCGCCGGATCATCCCGGGCGTGGGCGGCATCGACTGGGCCACGGTGGTGGCGGCCTGGCTGACGGCGGTCGTGTTCCTGCTGCTGGTTGCGCTGTTCAGCAACGCCGACCTGCTGGCATTCCTGCCGGCGGTGCTGCTCACTGCGTTGCTGTACGTGCTGAAGTGGGCGATCAGCCTGGTGATGTGGGTCACGCTGCTGATGGCGATCCTGTCGTGGGTCAACCCGCATTCGCCGGTCACCCCCGCCATCGACCACCTGACCGCGCCGGTGCTGCGCCCGATCCAGCGCGTGGTGCCGCGCCTGGGGGGCTTCGATGTCTCGCCGCTGGTGCTGTTCCTGATCGCGCAGATCCTGCTGATGGTGATCGCCCGGCTGGGGGCGAGCGTGTTCAACATGCATTTCTGA
- a CDS encoding IclR family transcriptional regulator has product MASSTDSPRDAQAPQSAGSAAAPEKPSDSYVQSFARGLSVIRAFNAQHPAQTLTEIAQASGLTRAGARRILLTLVGLGYVQADGRLFRLTPKILDLGFAYLTSMPFWNLAEPIMETLSQQVHESCSISVLDGTEIVYVLRVPARKIMTINLSIGSRLPAYCSSMGRVLMAGLNEAELDSVLRASELRARTSRTVTDIDALKAVVADIRKRGWALNDQELEEGLVSLAAPIRNRAGQTIAAINISGQANRTSAQEMLERFLPPLLEASEKISGLVGLRT; this is encoded by the coding sequence ATGGCCAGTTCCACCGACTCCCCCCGCGACGCGCAGGCGCCCCAGAGCGCAGGCAGCGCCGCCGCGCCCGAGAAGCCAAGCGACAGCTATGTGCAGTCCTTTGCACGCGGGCTGTCGGTCATCCGTGCCTTCAATGCCCAGCACCCGGCGCAAACGCTGACGGAAATCGCCCAGGCCAGCGGCCTCACGCGCGCGGGCGCGCGCCGCATCCTGCTGACGCTGGTGGGACTGGGCTATGTGCAGGCCGATGGGCGGCTGTTCCGGCTGACGCCCAAGATCCTCGACCTCGGCTTTGCCTACCTGACCTCGATGCCGTTCTGGAACCTGGCCGAGCCGATCATGGAGACGCTGTCGCAGCAGGTGCATGAAAGCTGCTCGATCTCCGTGCTGGACGGAACCGAGATCGTCTACGTGCTGCGCGTGCCGGCGCGCAAGATCATGACCATCAACCTGTCGATCGGCAGCCGGCTGCCGGCGTACTGCTCGTCGATGGGCCGCGTGCTGATGGCGGGGCTGAATGAAGCCGAGCTGGACAGCGTGCTGCGCGCCAGCGAGCTGCGCGCGCGCACCAGCCGCACCGTGACCGACATCGATGCGTTGAAGGCCGTCGTCGCCGACATCCGCAAGCGCGGCTGGGCACTCAACGACCAGGAGCTGGAAGAGGGACTGGTGTCGCTGGCGGCGCCGATCCGCAACCGTGCCGGCCAGACCATCGCCGCCATCAATATCAGCGGCCAGGCCAACCGCACCAGCGCGCAGGAAATGCTGGAGCGCTTCCTGCCGCCGCTGCTCGAAGCCTCGGAAAAGATCTCGGGGCTGGTCGGGCTGCGTACCTGA
- a CDS encoding MarR family winged helix-turn-helix transcriptional regulator: MPSKPASSRNSAPLTKADFEALSDFRYQLRRFLRFSEDAAREEGLTVQQYLLLLHVRGSADKDWASIGELAERLQAKQHGVVALVNRCEAAGLVKRRLNPDDRRVVQVHLLAKGERSLNRLAMLHRTELESLRNTFRVARITQFNDDGAERG, translated from the coding sequence ATGCCCAGCAAGCCAGCCTCGTCCCGCAACTCTGCGCCACTCACCAAGGCCGACTTCGAGGCGCTCTCGGACTTCCGCTACCAGCTGCGGCGTTTCCTGCGGTTCTCCGAGGACGCGGCGCGCGAGGAAGGGCTGACCGTGCAGCAGTACCTGCTGCTGCTGCATGTCCGCGGCAGCGCCGACAAGGACTGGGCCTCGATCGGCGAGCTGGCCGAACGCCTGCAGGCCAAGCAGCACGGCGTGGTGGCGCTGGTCAATCGTTGCGAGGCAGCCGGGCTGGTCAAGCGCCGCCTCAATCCCGATGATCGCCGCGTGGTACAGGTACACCTGCTGGCCAAGGGCGAGCGCAGCCTGAACCGGCTCGCAATGCTGCATCGGACCGAGCTGGAATCGCTGCGCAACACCTTCCGCGTGGCCCGCATCACGCAGTTCAACGACGACGGCGCGGAGCGCGGCTGA
- a CDS encoding YgiW/YdeI family stress tolerance OB fold protein: MKHILTATAVALALGLAAAGASAQYTGPSSIPAMTVKALQADGKDDQHAVLRGKIVSSAGDERYLFADGTGQMKVKIKQKVWPAQKPVDANTTVELVGEYDKELIGESHFDVKEIRLP, from the coding sequence ATGAAACACATCCTCACCGCCACCGCCGTGGCCCTCGCCCTTGGACTTGCCGCCGCCGGCGCCAGCGCGCAGTACACCGGGCCCTCGTCGATCCCGGCGATGACCGTGAAGGCTTTGCAGGCCGACGGCAAGGACGACCAGCACGCGGTGCTGCGCGGCAAGATCGTCAGCAGCGCCGGCGATGAGCGCTACCTGTTCGCGGACGGCACCGGCCAGATGAAGGTAAAGATCAAGCAGAAGGTATGGCCGGCGCAGAAGCCTGTCGACGCCAACACCACGGTGGAACTGGTCGGCGAGTACGACAAGGAACTGATCGGCGAATCGCACTTCGACGTGAAGGAGATCCGCCTGCCCTGA
- a CDS encoding dodecin — translation MSNHTYKLVEIVGSSPDGCDQAIRSAIAKAGETIKNIDWFEVVETRGHIENGKVAHYQVTLKVGFRVT, via the coding sequence ATGTCGAACCATACCTACAAGCTGGTCGAAATCGTCGGCTCTTCGCCGGATGGCTGCGACCAGGCCATCCGCAGCGCCATCGCCAAGGCTGGCGAAACCATCAAGAACATCGACTGGTTCGAAGTGGTGGAAACGCGCGGCCATATCGAAAACGGCAAGGTCGCACATTACCAGGTCACGCTGAAGGTCGGCTTCCGCGTGACCTGA